Proteins encoded within one genomic window of Verrucomicrobiota bacterium:
- a CDS encoding DUF4143 domain-containing protein → MGHIRALDALPRLLSLAAGQAACLVNVSELAAPFQISRPTIREYLTLLARIFLLGELPPHGTATG, encoded by the coding sequence TTGGGGCATATCAGGGCCCTTGATGCCCTGCCCCGGCTCCTGAGTCTGGCGGCAGGACAAGCCGCCTGCCTGGTCAATGTTTCCGAGCTAGCGGCACCTTTCCAGATCAGCCGCCCCACGATCCGCGAGTATTTGACTCTCTTGGCGAGGATTTTCCTCTTAGGAGAGCTCCCCCCCCATGGCACAGCAACCGGTTGA